The following proteins are co-located in the Candidatus Eisenbacteria bacterium genome:
- the hemA gene encoding glutamyl-tRNA reductase → MGLILIGMNHKTAPVDVREKYAIAEGKYADVIRDLKNVPGVKECVVLSTCNRSEFCCLAEDNVEVERALASFIRNLSPEVGDGISKYLYSHRGRAAVEHLFNVSSSLDSMVVGEPQILGQVKSAYFIAEDSGGTGPIMNRLFRQSFEVGKRVRTETEIGAYAVSVSSLAVELAKKILGNLSGKKGMIIGGGETSELTLKSLVDNGVRDIYVANRTLEKSEELAKEAGGRVVEFSRIEEALAEVDIVISSTGAPHYVLKKMQLQNVMQRRKNRTIFIIDIAVPRDVDPGCAGIYNVFLYNIDDLNAIVTLNREKREREAEKAKSIVAEETLRFERWMEGFQAVPTISLLRSMLSEVKDKELSGLFSQLGTASEREKKLVEDFATSFLNKILHKPTVRLKGSADPGEREKLADAVRYLFDLNDDTEEKK, encoded by the coding sequence ATGGGACTCATACTCATAGGAATGAATCACAAGACAGCTCCCGTAGATGTAAGGGAGAAATACGCCATCGCGGAAGGGAAGTACGCTGACGTGATACGGGATCTCAAGAACGTCCCCGGGGTCAAGGAATGCGTCGTTCTTTCCACATGCAATAGAAGCGAGTTCTGCTGTCTTGCAGAGGACAATGTGGAAGTGGAACGCGCTCTTGCATCATTCATCAGAAACCTTAGCCCTGAGGTTGGCGATGGTATTTCAAAATACCTCTACTCCCATCGTGGTCGTGCTGCGGTCGAACATCTCTTCAATGTCTCATCCAGCTTGGATTCCATGGTTGTCGGAGAGCCCCAGATCCTGGGCCAGGTCAAGAGTGCATACTTTATCGCAGAGGATTCCGGCGGAACCGGTCCGATAATGAACAGACTCTTCAGACAGTCTTTCGAAGTCGGTAAGAGGGTGAGGACAGAGACTGAAATAGGGGCTTATGCTGTCTCGGTGAGCTCCCTTGCAGTAGAGCTGGCAAAGAAAATACTCGGCAATCTCTCCGGCAAGAAGGGGATGATCATAGGCGGCGGAGAGACGAGTGAGCTAACGCTTAAGTCTCTGGTAGATAACGGAGTCCGCGATATTTACGTTGCGAACAGAACTCTGGAGAAATCCGAAGAGCTTGCAAAGGAAGCCGGCGGGAGAGTGGTAGAGTTCTCCAGAATTGAGGAAGCCCTTGCCGAGGTTGACATTGTCATTTCTTCAACCGGTGCCCCGCACTACGTGCTCAAGAAAATGCAGCTCCAGAATGTGATGCAGAGAAGGAAGAACAGGACCATCTTTATCATTGATATCGCTGTCCCCCGAGACGTAGACCCCGGGTGCGCCGGTATATACAATGTTTTCCTCTACAACATTGATGACCTCAATGCAATCGTTACGCTGAACAGGGAAAAGAGGGAAAGAGAAGCTGAAAAGGCAAAATCGATTGTTGCGGAAGAAACTCTTCGATTTGAAAGATGGATGGAAGGGTTTCAGGCAGTGCCGACAATATCTCTTCTGAGATCAATGCTGAGTGAAGTTAAAGACAAAGAGCTCTCAGGACTTTTTTCCCAGCTCGGGACGGCAAGTGAAAGGGAGAAAAAGCTCGTCGAGGATTTTGCGACAAGTTTCTTGAACAAGATTCTCCACAAGCCCACCGTTAGACTTAAAGGTAGTGCTGATCCCGGGGAAAGAGAGAAGCTTGCAGATGCAGTGAGATATCTCTTCGATCTGAACGACGATACCGAAGAAAAAAAGTGA
- the ccsA gene encoding cytochrome c biogenesis protein CcsA, with protein sequence MGLAFPVIQGISFACYLVASFLYISGFLGEAPKKHSLASYFLLAGVLLQLSLLFLITGAESALPLRTVREALLVASVFIGCSYFLFERATGEKTVGPFIVPFPAILSLSSLILCFFPRPQLEPEVIFTSAWFQVHVLLTLLSYAAFAFAFSTGLMYFMLSHEIAVKRMGRVFVRLPSLDSLDHIGYRAVSIGFPLLTLGVVAGGLWAERVWGSFFRMEIKEVWTFATWIIYAAYLHSRLAAGWQGKRAALLSIVGFLACMLSFVGGSLLPGRHNF encoded by the coding sequence ATGGGACTCGCATTTCCTGTTATTCAGGGCATCTCCTTCGCCTGTTATCTCGTTGCTTCTTTTCTGTACATCTCTGGTTTTCTCGGAGAAGCACCGAAGAAGCACAGCCTGGCAAGCTACTTTCTGCTCGCAGGCGTCTTGCTTCAGCTCAGTCTCTTATTCCTCATTACAGGGGCCGAAAGTGCTCTTCCTCTGAGAACGGTCCGGGAGGCACTCCTGGTCGCCTCTGTCTTCATCGGCTGCTCCTACTTTCTTTTTGAGAGGGCCACGGGTGAGAAGACTGTCGGACCCTTTATTGTTCCTTTCCCCGCCATTCTCTCCTTGTCTTCACTGATTTTGTGTTTCTTCCCGCGTCCGCAGTTGGAACCAGAGGTGATCTTCACAAGTGCCTGGTTCCAGGTACATGTTCTCTTGACGCTTCTGAGCTACGCCGCCTTTGCCTTCGCATTCTCGACCGGGCTCATGTATTTCATGCTCTCACATGAAATAGCGGTGAAGAGGATGGGAAGGGTCTTTGTGCGCCTTCCATCGCTTGATTCACTCGATCACATCGGATACAGGGCAGTGTCGATAGGATTCCCGCTTCTGACCCTTGGAGTCGTGGCTGGAGGATTGTGGGCAGAAAGAGTCTGGGGCTCCTTTTTCCGCATGGAGATAAAGGAAGTGTGGACATTCGCTACCTGGATCATCTATGCCGCTTATCTCCATTCAAGACTGGCAGCGGGGTGGCAGGGGAAAAGGGCTGCGCTTCTATCAATAGTCGGATTTCTGGCGTGCATGCTCTCATTTGTCGGAGGCAGTCTCCTCCCGGGAAGGCACAACTTCTGA
- a CDS encoding NADH-quinone oxidoreductase subunit N, whose protein sequence is MNLIDWHLVSPELFLGCTGIAVLMIDLLLPAGKKAFLWWLSLIGIAGAFVMLVGLWGESQATLSGMFVLDPFSLFFKGIFLVASFLVLLITPELKGLDLETMSEYCALLLFGTFGFMLVASAGDLVMIFVAIEMGAIPCYALAGFMRDDASSNEAGVKYFLLGAISSAVMVYGMSFIYGLTGLTNLLAIEERLLAGGASYPLLMLGSILTVAGFAFKMAAVPFHMWVPDTYQGAPTPITAYLSVVSKGAGFAVLLRFIFSLSGAYQANGIDWTGIIAWLSALSMILGTIVGVAQTNVKRLLAYSSIAHVGYMLIGVAVGGTLGTQSVLIYLTAYLFMSVGAFSIVTAQSRITGGDDLEHFVDLGRRSPVMAGLMTIFLLSLAGIPGLAGFMGKLYVFSSAIKDGYIVLAVIGILTSVVSLFYYARVLKAMYLVKRKEEQPHFGMSALTKFALGISFVFTLFIGLFPAQLIRLTEASLELWLGR, encoded by the coding sequence GTGAATTTGATTGACTGGCATCTCGTCTCACCGGAGCTCTTTCTCGGATGCACGGGAATAGCCGTCCTGATGATTGACTTACTTTTGCCGGCGGGGAAAAAGGCCTTTCTCTGGTGGCTTTCACTTATTGGAATCGCCGGGGCATTTGTCATGCTGGTTGGGCTGTGGGGAGAGTCGCAGGCCACCCTGAGCGGGATGTTTGTCCTCGATCCATTCTCGCTCTTCTTCAAGGGCATTTTTCTTGTTGCATCCTTTCTTGTTCTTCTCATAACGCCCGAGCTCAAAGGGCTCGACTTGGAGACGATGTCCGAGTATTGCGCCCTTCTGCTCTTTGGCACATTCGGCTTCATGCTTGTTGCTTCGGCAGGGGATTTGGTAATGATTTTTGTGGCGATAGAGATGGGAGCAATTCCCTGCTATGCGCTTGCCGGATTCATGAGAGATGACGCTTCATCAAATGAAGCAGGCGTCAAATACTTCCTGCTCGGGGCCATATCTTCCGCAGTCATGGTGTACGGCATGAGTTTTATCTATGGCCTTACCGGTTTGACCAACCTTCTTGCCATTGAGGAAAGACTCCTCGCCGGGGGCGCGAGCTACCCTCTTCTTATGCTTGGTTCGATTCTCACGGTAGCGGGTTTCGCATTCAAGATGGCCGCCGTCCCGTTCCATATGTGGGTCCCTGACACCTACCAGGGAGCTCCGACCCCCATAACGGCATATCTTTCCGTTGTCTCCAAGGGGGCGGGCTTCGCGGTGCTTCTGAGATTCATTTTTTCGCTGAGCGGCGCCTATCAGGCAAACGGCATTGACTGGACAGGGATCATCGCCTGGCTTTCTGCGCTCAGCATGATTCTCGGAACCATTGTCGGGGTTGCCCAGACAAACGTGAAAAGGCTTCTCGCATATTCGAGCATCGCACACGTCGGATATATGTTGATCGGCGTTGCAGTGGGAGGCACGCTCGGTACTCAGAGCGTCCTCATTTATCTTACCGCCTATCTGTTCATGAGCGTCGGAGCATTCTCGATCGTGACAGCCCAGTCCAGAATAACAGGCGGTGATGACCTCGAACATTTCGTTGACCTCGGGAGACGTTCCCCGGTGATGGCCGGCCTTATGACAATATTCCTGCTTTCACTTGCGGGAATTCCCGGCCTCGCGGGTTTCATGGGCAAGCTTTATGTTTTCTCGTCAGCCATTAAGGACGGTTACATAGTGCTTGCAGTGATTGGAATTCTTACGAGCGTAGTAAGTCTTTTTTACTATGCAAGGGTCTTGAAGGCAATGTATCTTGTGAAAAGGAAGGAAGAACAGCCGCACTTCGGCATGTCAGCCCTTACTAAGTTTGCTCTGGGGATATCATTTGTATTTACGCTGTTCATTGGACTCTTTCCAGCCCAGCTCATAAGACTTACTGAAGCTTCTCTGGAACTATGGCTGGGTAGATAA
- a CDS encoding NADH-quinone oxidoreductase subunit M, which produces MNLPLLTLTTFFPLLGGVIILFFGKNQEKAVKATATIFSGISLFVSFIVLARFNAGNPGFQLVEKVSWIPPINVYYYMAVDGLSIVMVVLTALLSLVSIIASYGIKDRVKMYFALFCLLETAMIGVFVALDFFLFYVFWEAMLVPMYFLIGIWGGPRREYAAIKFFLYTLFGSVAMLLGILALYFSSAPHTFDMVALTQNQLFSPGFQVVVFLAFYLAFAIKVPIFPFHTWLPDAHVEAPTAVSVILAGVLLKMGAYGLLRVSLPILPSAAHYFAIPLAALALVNIIYGALVAMAQDDLKKLVAYSSISHMGYVLLGIASMTSTGMNGAILQMFNHGCITGSLFLLVGVIYDRAHTRMIDDFGGLAAKLPVYTAIMSLATFASLGLPGLSGFISEFMVFVGAFPVYRGIVIASVLGVVITAGYLLWMLQRMFLGKYNDRHGVLPDMSVRELVTLVPLQIITVFVGVYPGPIIHLMNTTVVELSNFMRLHG; this is translated from the coding sequence ATGAACCTACCCTTACTGACTTTGACCACATTTTTCCCTCTTCTGGGCGGAGTGATTATCCTCTTCTTTGGGAAGAACCAGGAGAAGGCTGTCAAAGCGACTGCAACCATATTCAGCGGGATCTCGCTATTTGTTTCGTTCATCGTGCTTGCCCGGTTCAATGCCGGAAATCCCGGTTTTCAACTGGTCGAGAAGGTAAGCTGGATTCCGCCAATAAACGTCTACTACTACATGGCGGTTGACGGTCTCAGCATAGTCATGGTCGTTCTTACCGCCTTGCTTTCGTTGGTCTCAATAATTGCCTCCTACGGAATCAAAGACAGGGTGAAGATGTACTTCGCCCTCTTCTGTCTCTTAGAGACCGCGATGATTGGCGTTTTTGTGGCGCTCGATTTCTTCCTATTCTATGTGTTCTGGGAGGCCATGCTCGTTCCGATGTATTTCCTCATCGGAATCTGGGGAGGGCCGAGAAGGGAATATGCGGCAATAAAGTTCTTCCTCTACACGCTCTTCGGGAGCGTGGCGATGCTTCTGGGAATACTTGCCCTTTACTTCAGCAGCGCGCCTCACACTTTCGACATGGTCGCACTGACCCAGAACCAGCTCTTCTCGCCAGGATTTCAGGTAGTGGTTTTTCTTGCCTTCTATCTTGCTTTTGCAATCAAGGTGCCTATTTTCCCGTTTCATACCTGGCTTCCCGATGCCCATGTTGAGGCACCTACCGCCGTAAGCGTCATCCTTGCAGGGGTCCTTCTCAAGATGGGGGCATATGGTCTCCTGAGAGTGAGCCTGCCGATACTTCCATCTGCGGCGCACTACTTCGCTATTCCGCTCGCGGCGCTTGCACTCGTGAACATAATCTACGGTGCGCTTGTTGCAATGGCCCAGGATGACCTCAAAAAACTTGTCGCATATTCGAGCATAAGCCACATGGGCTATGTGCTTCTCGGCATTGCATCGATGACTTCTACCGGCATGAACGGCGCCATCCTCCAAATGTTCAACCACGGCTGCATCACGGGCTCTTTGTTCTTGCTTGTGGGAGTGATCTACGACAGAGCCCACACAAGGATGATCGACGATTTTGGAGGGCTTGCGGCGAAACTTCCGGTCTATACGGCAATTATGAGTCTCGCCACATTCGCTTCGCTTGGGCTCCCGGGCCTGAGCGGATTCATAAGCGAGTTCATGGTTTTTGTCGGCGCTTTCCCGGTGTATAGAGGCATAGTGATTGCGTCAGTGCTGGGAGTCGTCATAACTGCGGGATATCTTCTCTGGATGCTCCAGAGAATGTTCCTCGGAAAATACAATGACAGGCATGGCGTGCTCCCTGATATGAGTGTAAGGGAACTCGTTACCCTCGTCCCTCTCCAAATCATCACAGTATTTGTCGGAGTCTATCCCGGACCAATAATTCACCTCATGAACACGACGGTCGTCGAACTTTCAAATTTCATGAGGCTTCATGGATAG